DNA sequence from the Malus sylvestris chromosome 10, drMalSylv7.2, whole genome shotgun sequence genome:
TGCTGACTCTAGTGAGCAAAAATAAAAGTTAGTGTTTTGTGTACATCAAGGAACACTTTTGGAAGAGGCTTCAAAGTTGGAAGGGGAAAATTTTTAGTGCCGCTGGGAAAGAGCTTCTCATTAAATCCGTTGCACTTGCCATCCCTATATATACGATGAATTGTTTTCTGTTGCCCAAATACTTTTGTGATGACTTAAATCACTTAATTGCATCCTTTTGGTGGAATGATTATGATGGAGGAAAAAAGATTCATTGGCTCTCTTGGAAAAAGCTATGTATACCGAAAGTCAAAGGTGTTTTATCTTTATGCATTCAATCTCAGTTTATTGGCGAAACAGGGATGGCGAATCCTAATGAAACATCACACTTTTGTTGCGAGGGTGCTTAAAGCTAAATACTTTTCCAACGCTAATTTCCTCTCTGCCCCTGTGGATGCGAACGCCTTATATTCTTGGAAAAGTATATATGTTGCTCGTAATATTATCTCTCTAGGCTCTAGGTGGCAAGTGGGTAGGGGTGTCTCGCTGAGAATTTGGGATGGCCCCAGGATTCCATTACCAGCCTTATTTCGGATTTTCTTACCCAAACCTGTAAGTTGTTCTCTCTAGACGTTTAATGAGTTAATTGACTATATTTCTAGAAAGTGGAATGCTGAGttgacttttttgttttttgtttttttgttttttttttttttttttgagaaggaAGTGAACTCTATTTAGTATATCCTAGTGAGCATACGATAGCCTAATGATTAACTAAATTGGCACTATGAAACAAACATCAGATTTACGGTGAAGAGTGCCTACCATATTGTGCAGGAGTGGTTCAACCTTGTTGCATTggctctccttcttcctctgaaTCTTAATCAACTTTCTGTTTTCTGGACCAagatttgacatgccaatgttcCTCCTAAGGTTAGAGTTTTTGTGTGGAGGCTTTATAACAACATTATCTCTACTAAATCGGATCTCACTAAATGCCACATCATGATTGATTTATCGTGCGTGGTGTGTAACCACCATGAGGAATCAATCTTCTATTTATTAAAGGAATGCCCTTTTTGCTAAATGTGTTTGATTGTCTTCCCACTTTGGTAGTTTGTTATGAGGTTCTTCCTCTTCATCATTCATTTTCTAGGCTATGGTCATTGCGAAGCTGATCAAGCCGGCGCTCTTTGAGTTTTTATGGTGATCTACTGGGCTCTTTGGGGAGCTAGAAATGAGATTTTGTGGAATAACAAGTGTGATCCTCCTGATGTCATTGTGGCTAGAGCAATCCAGTGGTGGTAATGCTTTGTGTTGATtaataaggggaaaatttccTCTCTTCCCTCTTGCCAATCTTTTGCAAAATGGTGCGTCCCTCATTATGGATGCCTCAAACTTAATATTGACTACTTTTGGAATCGTGAGAAAAGCTTAGAGGGATTTGGTTTAATTGTACGTAATGATACTGAAGGTTTTTTTTGCTGCAAAATGTGGGAATTTCTTTGATGTTTCCTCCAGTCAAAAGCTATGGCTATTAGAATTGGCATGATTTGGGCTCATGAAAGGGGCTTTACTAATATTTTATGCAAGTCTGATTTGCTTCAAATTGTCAATGCACTATGGGATTCTTTGGTTAATTTGTCCTTTGTCGGGCAAATAATTGAAGACATCAAAATGCTCTCTCCGACAGTTACTGAAGCTTCAATTACCCACATTTATCATCAAGCCAACGTGGGGGCTCATAGATTAGCTTGTCTCGACCTATTATGTGGCTTAATTTAAAAGGTAAACTGCCATTTAACCTTCTAAACTATTACGTGAATGTCAATTTCCCCCTTGAACCTTTTTTTCTTTAGCTAATTGATCCTCTAGACTATGTTTAagtggccaatttcccccctaccGTCAAGTTTTTTAAGTGGTCAATTTGCCCTTATCGGCTTCACCATATCTTCTAGCAAGAGGTATCGAATTCTCATTGGGAGAAGGTATGGAAATATCACATGACAATCAAAACTCTTGAAGCATACCCATCCGGAAACTGTACAGAAGATAGAAACTGCAAAAACTTTCCTCTTATCCGGTTTCACTGAAAATGATGCAAGCTTCTTTCTTGCTATGTCTCCGTCCTTCGTCATCCATAAACTTGGCCTAATGCCCATTTTTCCCAGATTGATCCGAGCTTTTATTGTGTCCTTTGTTTTTCCCTCAATGTTTAGTATAGTTTTGACCAATGTATCGAacacatttttctcaacatgcattACATCGAtgttgtgtctcaattttaatttggaccAGTACAGGAGCTCGAACAACTTTGTCTTATGTGTCCAGTTTAGATGTCTCTGGTCTTGTCTTATTTACAGATTTTCCTAACCGAGCAAAATCCAAATGATTCACCTGAGCCAAAATTTCATCTCCAGACCATTCTTTGGGTCTTGGTCGAAGCTATGTGCCTTTGAAGAAGGTTGTCTCGTTCTAACGCCACTGGTGGTCCCACGGTAACCATCTACGATGCCCTAGGTAACAAACTTTTCTCGCATGCCTACTAGACGTAGTGTTCTCTTTGCAAACTAGGCATGCGTAATAACCCTTAGTGCTTTACCCAAACATCATATCGTACGCAGGAAAATCGTTTATATTCAACATCACTCTTACTCTCAAAGTGAACATCTTCTTGGTAGGTTTATCATACGTGGGAACATCGGTTTTCCATAAATCATTTAGTTCATTGACCAACGGTTGTAAATAAACATCACTAGACGTGCCTGAATCTTTCGTTATCAACAATTtcatcatcatatatatatttttttttcatgcactTCCAAGGTGGAAAATTATACGGAATTGCGAAGAGTGGCCAATTGCTGTGGTTTTGGTTTAGAACCCTAAACGGATAAAACTAGTTTGTCTCAAGTCCCAATCTAACTTTCCGAGGCTCACGTGCAAAATCGAGGTACATCTGATCAAACTCTTTCCAGGCCTCTCCATTTGCAGAATGTTTCATAACATCGTCACCCACTCATCTTTCCTTATGCCACCTCATGTCGCTTGCAGTGTGCGTCGACATATACAATCGTTGCAACCTAGGCTTTAATGGGAGATAACGCATAACCTTTTGTGAAATCTTCATTGTTATATTCTGAGAAGTCATTTTAAATTGCGACTCATTACATATAGGGCAATTATCCAAtgctttattctctttgtagaaCAAAATGCAATTATTTTTACACGCGTGAATTTTTTCATATCCCAATCCAAGACCACTCAGCACCTTCTTTGCACTTTTATGATCTTTTGGCAGAAAATTATCCTTTGGAAGCATCCTCTTGAAAACCCCTAAAAAGTAATCAAAACGCTGGTTCGACATACGAAACTTTATTTTGCCATGCATCAACTCAACAATGGTTGTGAGCACATAAAATCTTTCGCAACCAGGGTATAATTCTTGCTtgacacttttttaatttttttcatatttttcaaatgCTTCATTGTCCATGGTGGGAGAGACGTCATCTTTTACTTCATCATTTGTATTCGAACTAGCGTTTGGAAAAGCATCATTGATGATGTCCATAATTTGTTCATTTGGTTCCACAACAGATTCAACTATCTCCATAACTCGAGTAATGTGTGAGGATGAAGCATGTTGTATTTGTTCTCCATGATGACTCCATGTAGTATAGGTCTTCATCATCCCTTTTCTAACTAAATGGTATATAACAATTCAAAATCTTCAATCATTAAGTTGTTACACTTTCTACAAGGACACCGAATTTAAGTTGAACCCCGGTTGTTTGCAATTGCAAAATCAATGAACTGATttattccatccaaataatgATCAGCACATCTGTTAGGATTATGTATCCACTATTAGGGGTGGGCGCTGTTCAGTTTGgtgtggttttgagtgaaaccaaaaccaaaaccgcaaGTTTTTACGGTTTGGTTCGATGAGGTTTTGAGGCTAAAactgaaatgaaaccaaaccatttggttcggttcggtttggttttaaatggttttggtttggtttcattgttTAAAAAAGCTATTATGGTTACCTAGTTGTATCTcatttcatccaattcaataaaaaagttttggtGTTTGAAAAAACTATTATGGTTACCTAATGCATTATGACATTACGAAAAATAATTggtcatccaattcaataaaaaagttttgaTGTTTCAACTTACTTTGCGACTCATATAAAAGACCGGCACAAAAAATAACCAAGTGAAAGTAATTGTAATTTACCACTAACCTCGTTGTTCGGTTGAATAAGCAGCTCGCCGACAAATTGGTAGACCGACCCAACTCGAAAGCTAAGCTCCTGAAGGTGCTTAGTGTCAATTTTTAATCTCTCACTTTCATCGACAATTGTGGCAATGGCTGTCTCTACAAAATAATCTTGTAACCTATGAACGAAGTAAGGGATACTAATTCATAAGTTGCTTAATGATATCAAAGAATAAATATAAGAAATGCACTTAGTTCATATTGTCTACTTCATGGACATCATGCTATCAATGTGCCATATCCATTCCTCAATAAACCAACTGGAGATGCCACATTCGCCTCAAGAATATCTTCTTGGACAGTTCTGCATTCTAACACACTACCATCTTGATGATCATCTAACTACATCaaaatcaaatcacaattgtTCCGAGCAATGTTGTCACAGACTCACAGCACTGAAAATGATGAAACTACGTATCTACATACTCCGTATGATATACTCCACCTCTattcatctttctttctttttctaaggAGAAGGACTCCCCTGTAACGGGGTGTATATCTTCATGTTCATCTAGCTTTCATCACGTGGCATAGTACATTGAGAGCTATAGTAACATGGGAATATAGACCCCATGAGAGGCAAGTTTTCCTCTTCCACAAGACCAACAGAACTAGCATTAGCTATAAATTACTTGTACCCTATTAAGCCACTATAAGTAGAGTTATGAGATTTATGATATCAAAGAATTGAATCTACACATTTTGAACCTTCCAATTTTAAAACTATGAAAATTTCGGAACTGGAGGTCTGACTAAAACTCAAGGATTTAATTTGTTACAGATGATTGGAAAGCAAATAAAAGAGGAACACAATCTATATTATGATGTTGTTGAGTCCATACTAAATGTATGGACTCAATTAAATAACCAATTAgaatttaacatttaataaagtcatgcggtttcggtttcgatACGGTTTTCAAAAgacaaaaccgaaaccaaaccatttCCTACATTGCAGTTCGGTTTCAAAATTGAAActgtttcaaaaccgcaaaaccaaaccgtttggtgcggttcgatttggttcgtgtttcggtttcggttttcgattccaagtgcccacccctatccACTGTTTGTCCATATCACCTGCAAACATAAATAATTTACAAGGGTTACAACAATTTCAATAATGTTATGCCACCTTATGCCTCCGGTATGGGTCTTATCTCATTCGAGAATGCACAGTTACGTGCTGTAATTTATGGTTCCAACACATTAGAGTTCGATCATGGGAAAACTTCGGTAGCATCTCCCTATAGTTCTTTAAGTGCACAACGTAGATACAAAAAACTACAATGCACCGGAAGAAGGCAAAGAGATGCTACCAAATTTCCCATGTTCAAACTCTAATGCGTGAACCTCAAAATACAACATGTAACTATGCATTCTCAAACTGTCTAATATtttgggacaattcaagaattaattagaCCGCAATCATGCTTTGCATTCATTCGtgaaatccaactaattctcaAACGAGAAACTAAGCTCATATGAACATTGCATACCATTTTTTTGTACATCCATACAAAAATGTTTGcatacaaatacataaactCACAACAATTATAAACTACATACACACAATTTAAATGAATGGAAATTAAATAAGTTTGTTAAGAAAGTATACCTCCAAGATTAACAACAACATAGATTCAAAGGCTAGAAATTCCAGCATAAAGGCAGTTACTGCAAGTGTTTTGCAGCTTCTGCATTTTGTTTAAATTCAGTAAAGTGAtaagactttgcgcgacgaaagcACCAATGCGCAAAACATGCTGCTTCCACTTTTGGCGCCATCCAACCACGCTTTGTCGTGTTTTTTATAACCCTTTACATGACGAACATACTTCGTCACGCATtacctttttttattaaaaaaaactcgttttttgaaaaatgaattgaatttttccatttagtcttcaatttttttcaaaccACATAAATACTTAATAAATCAAGAACTTATTTCATTAAGCCATTTatgcataattaattaatataaatatttattaaaatgcattcattttattcaaaataaacattAAGGACATATTTAAGTAAACCGTTCATAATAAAAAAGTTCTAATTCGTATCTCATTATTAAATAAgcactaaaattaaaataaaaaacactattcTACTTCTCCACCGATAGTTCTGGTTCTCGCTGTAGTTCAGCCTCACGTtgattatcaaacttccactCCTGGATACGAGGCTTGAACATGTTATCGATTGCCTTCATCAAATTTGGGTTATTTTTACCAATGTCCCAATTAGGCTGTCATgcgaaaattaataaataaaaatctcactattatattaaatttaacaaacataattattatttaactaataaCTTAACATAtacagctaactcatcaatcATGTGCATGTTCACCTCCTCAAGGATGGCTTTCCTAGACTCCAAATCCGCAACATATTTGTCACACAACAATACTCCAACATCGAACCAAAAACTGGTGCGCATATCTGACTTCACAACCCGTAAGTGTGTCGAACCCGTACCACAGCTCTTTTCTTCTTGTCTatcaacaaatatatatatatatatatattcataataCTTAAGCTAAATAAAAACTTTatacaaaatgcaaaatttatAGCGCAAACCTTTTTTGGAACCTTCGCCATCCATTGTCTTTGACGAACGCGCACCACCATCGCCCATTATACCAACAATCAAAGAACAAATTGATGATAATCTGAAAAATTGTAAAGCGTTTCTGGAACAGATTGTGAAGAATCATGAGAGCAGAAGCg
Encoded proteins:
- the LOC126586165 gene encoding uncharacterized protein LOC126586165 isoform X2 encodes the protein MPSGSYDMRQYVEFAHAIGVAMQNNCPTAEWYPWKYVPENVKKAVMDQLLIIINLFFDCWYNGRWWCAFVKDNGWRRFQKRQEEKSCGTGSTHLRVVKSDMRTSFWFDVGVLLCDKYVADLESRKAILEEPNWDIGKNNPNLMKAIDNMFKPRIQEWKFDNQREAELQREPELSVEK
- the LOC126586165 gene encoding uncharacterized protein LOC126586165 isoform X1, which translates into the protein MPSGSYDMRQYVEFAHAIGVAMQNNCPTAEWYPWKYVPENVKKAVMDQLLKRFTIFQIIINLFFDCWYNGRWWCAFVKDNGWRRFQKRQEEKSCGTGSTHLRVVKSDMRTSFWFDVGVLLCDKYVADLESRKAILEEPNWDIGKNNPNLMKAIDNMFKPRIQEWKFDNQREAELQREPELSVEK